The Nerophis lumbriciformis linkage group LG05, RoL_Nlum_v2.1, whole genome shotgun sequence genome contains a region encoding:
- the dennd6b gene encoding protein DENND6B, with protein MNTFDGCGSSREDRAETRRPWARFSSWLECVCVVTFDLELGQAIELVYPRHVKLTEKEKTSLCYLAFPDSYSGCIGDTQFSFRMRQSVGRRHSRLRDVIYNRDAPATLQSETSHFYGYVYFRQVKDASVKRGYFQKSLVLVSRLPFVQLFYSMLHIIAPEFFDKSEPWLETVCNEIDQWPFLAAGLTFNLPLVGVVLQVTIPSQNDKPGSPVKAAAKENVVPTPTLLPSVHELDLFKCFQSVLIHLQMLWELTLLGEPVVVMAPSPTVSSETVLALISSISPLKFCCDFRPYFTIHDCEFREFTTRTQAPPSVILGVTNPFFIKTFHSWPHVLRLGETKMSEQASVPKQLKLKKVSKLKTLDTKPGIFTAYKSFLLKDKILIKRLLKGIQRRRPSEVQSAILRRHFLELTQSFIIPLERYMASLMPLQRSVTPWKTPPQVRPFSQDDFMSMLEHSGPQLTSALRGDWTGLYRKFFKSPNFDGWYRHRHKEMTRKLESLHLEVICAADPLGWTRDKSEVEIVDLVLKLREKLIKARSQQLQVKDDILNKLDLLITSIMSSLPKELQDVLKAQ; from the exons ATGAACACGTTTGACGGCTGCGGTTCGTCGCGGGAGGACCGGGCGGAGACTCGTCGTCCTTGGGCCCGCTTCTCTTCGTGGCTCGAATGCGTGTGTGTGGTGACCTTTGACCTGGAGCTCGGACAAGCCATCGAG CTGGTATATCCTCGGCATGTGAAGCTGACTGAGAAGGAG AAAACTAGCCTTTGCTACCTTGCCTTTCCGGACTCCTACTCAG GATGTATTGGGGACACGCAGTTCAGCTTCCGAATGCGGCAGTCGGTCGGTCGCAGACATTCCAGGCTCAGAGACGTCATCTACAACAGAGATGCTCCCGCCACGCTTCAG AGCGAAACGTCCCATTTTTACGGCTACGTGTATTTCAGACAAGTCAAAGATGCGTCCGTGAAACGAGGATACTTCCAGAAG TCGCTGGTTCTCGTGTCCAGGCTGCCGTTCGTTCAGCTTTTTTACTCCATGCTTCACATCATCGCACCCGAGTTCTTCGACAAGTCCGAGCCGTGGCTGGAAACAG TGTGTAATGAGATCGACCAATGGCCTTTCCTCGCTGCTGGGCTCACCTTTAACCTCCCCCTAGTGGGTGTGGTCTTACAG GTCACAATTCCGTCTCAGAATGACAAACCAGGAAGTCCAGTGAAAGCGGCGGCAAAGGAG AATGTCGTACCCACACCGACTCTGCTGCCTTCTGTACACGAGCTGGACCTCTTCAA GTGTTTCCAGTCAGTCCTGATCCATCTGCAGATGCTCTGGGAGCTCACACTACTCGGCGAGCCCGTGGTTGTCATGGCACCATCTCCCACGGTTTCCTCAGAAACAGTCTTAGCACTCATCAG ctCCATTAGTCCTCTCAAGTTCTGCTGTGATTTCCGTCCGTATTTCACCATCCATGATTGCGAGTTTCGAGAATTTACGACCAGGACGCAAGCACC GCCCAGCGTGATCCTGGGCGTGACCAACCCGTTCTTCATCAAGACCTTCCACAGCTGGCCTCACGTCCTGCGACTAGGAGAGACCAAGATGTCGG AGCAAGCAAGCGTCCCCAAGCAACTGAAATTAAAGAAAGTCTCCAAACTGAAGACGCTGGACACCAAGCCAG GAATCTTCACAGCCTACAAAAGCTTCCTGCTCAAAGACAAGATCCTCATTAAACGGCTGTTGAAG GGCATCCAGAGGCGGCGGCCATCCGAGGTGCAGAGCGCCATCTTGAGGAGACACTTTTTAGAGCTAACACAGAGCTTCATCATCCCACTG GAGCGCTACATGGCCAGTCTGATGCCGCTGCAGAGGTCGGTGACACCCTGGAAG ACGCCCCCGCAGGTTCGTCCTTTCAGTCAGGATGACTTCATGTCTATGCTGGAGCACAGCGGCCCTCAGCTGACCTCAGCACTTCGAGGTGATTGGACTGGACTGTACAG GAAGTTCTTCAAATCTCCAAACTTTGACGGATGGTACCGCCACCGCCACAAAGAGATGACACGCAAACTGGAGAGTCTCCACCTGGAGGTCATCTGTGCGGCT GACCCGCTGGGATGGACTCGAGACAAGTCAGAAGTGGAGATTGTCGACCTGGTTTTGAAGCTCCGAGAGAAACTG ATTAAAGCCCGAAGTCAGCAGCTGCAGGTAAAAGACGACATTTTGAACAAATTGGACTTGTTGATCACGTCCATCATGAGCTCCCTGCCTAAAGAGCTGCAAGATGTCCTCAAAGCACAGTAA
- the lta4h gene encoding leukotriene A-4 hydrolase yields MSADPSSFASAAKCASKHLNLNLYVDFDKHVIRATVEITVEVLEDRFSSLTLDTRDLKVISVTANGQEARFTMGPKHTFKGTPLEITLPFDLSRGQNVIVGVTYETSPGAPALQWLTPEQTAGKKHPYLFSQCQAHHCRSMVPCQDSPSIKHTYYAQVSVPKELVAAMSALRDGQEVDPQDSHRMVYRFRQPVPMPSYLIALVVGALESRKIGPRTKVWSEKEFVDRAAFEFSETETMLKTAENLAGPYVWGQYDILVLPPSFPYGGMENPCLTFATPTLLAGDKSLSNVIAHEISHSWTGNLVTNKTWEHFWLNEGHTVYLERMIGRRLEGEQFRQFKAMGGWKDLQDSVSTFGDKNPLTNLVPSLQDVDPDDAFSSVPYEKGFALLYHLEELLGGPEVFMGFVKSYIQLFAYSSVTTEQWKDFLFTYFQDKVDVLNKVDWNAWMFTPGMPPVKPRYDTTLADACIALCQRWVQAKEQDLNGFSESDVKKLSSHQLIEFFSLLLQEEPLPLSHVKKMQEVYDLNSCMNAEVRFRWLRLCVRSRWEEAVPMALKMATEQGRMKFTRPLFREVFNFEKYREEAVRVFLARRGTMHPVTSGLVSKDMKVSGDQ; encoded by the exons ATGTCTGCAGACCCTTCCTCCTTCGCGTCCGCCGCCAAGTGCGCCAGCAAACATCTCAACTTAAACCTCTATGTTGACTTTGACAAACATGTTATCAGAGCCACGGTGGAGATCACAGTGGAGGTTTTGGAGGACCGGTTCTCCTCTCTG ACTTTGGACACCAGAGACTTGAAGGTGATCTCCGTCACTGCcaacgggcaggaggcccgcTTTACGATGGGCCCCAAACACACCTTCAAGGGGACTCCACTGGAGATCACGCTGCCCTTTGACCTTTCCAG AGGGCAGAATGTCATTGTGGGCGTGACCTATGAGACGTCTCCAGGTGCACCTGCCTTACAGTGGCTGACACCTGAACAGACGGCGGGCAAGAAGCATCCGTACCTGTTTAGTCAGTGCCAG gcTCATCACTGCAGGAGTATGGTCCCGTGTCAGGACAGCCCATCCATCAAACACACCTACTATGCTCAG GTGTCTGTCCCCAAAGAACTGGTTGCGGCAATGAGCGCACTGAGAGACGGTCAGGAAGTGGACCCTCAGGACAGTCATCGAATGGTTTATCGCTTCAGACAGCCG GTGCCAATGCCCTCTTACCTGATTGCCTTGGTGGTTGGCGCTCTGGAGAGCAG GAAGATCGGGCCCAGGACAAAAGTCTGGTCTGAGAAGGAGTTTGTGGACCGTGCGGCATTTGAGTTCTCTGAG ACCGAGACCATGTTGAAGACCGCTGAAAACCTGGCAGGTCCATATGTTTGGGGACAGTATGACATTCTGGTCCTGCCGCCATCTTTTCCGTACGGCGGAATGGAAAACCCATGTCTGACCTTTGCCACGCCCACTCTGCTT GCTGGAGACAAGTCGTTATCTAAC GTGATTGCTCATGAGATCTCCCACAGCTGGACAGGTAACCTGGTGACCAACAAGACCTGGGAACACTTTTG GCTTAACGAGGGTCACACGGTCTACCTGGAGAGGATGATTGGCAGACGTCTAGAGGGGGAACAGTTCCGACAGTTCAAGGCCATGGGGGGCTGGAAGGACCTCCAGGACTCT GTGAGCACATTTGGAGACAAAAACCCTCTGACCAACCTGGTGCCGAGTCTGCAGGATGTGGACCCTGACGACGCCTTCTCCTCCGTCCCCTACGAGAAGGGCTTCGCTCTACTTTACCACCTGGAGGAACTGCTTGGCGGTCCTG AGGTCTTCATGGGCTTCGTCAAGTCGTACATTCAGCTCTTTGCCTACAGCAGCGTCACCACAGAGCAGTGGAAGGACTTCCTGTTCACTTACTTCCAAGACAAG GTGGATGTCCTGAATAAGGTGGACTGGAATGCGTGGATGTTCACTCCAGGGATGCCTCCAGTTAAACCACG CTATGACACCACGCTGGCCGACGCCTGCATTGCTCTTTGTCAACGATGGGTCCAG GCCAAAGAGCAGGATCTTAACGGCTTCAGTGAGTCTGATGTGAAGAAGCTGTCTTCCCACCAACTCATCGAGTTTTTCTCGCTTCTCCTCCAggag GAGCCGCTTCCTCTGAGCCACGTCAAGAAGATGCAGGAGGTCTACGATCTCAACTCGTGCATGAATGCAGAGGTCCGCTTTAG GTGGCTGCGACTCTGCGTGCGGTCACGGTGGGAGGAGGCGGTTCCAATGGCGCTAAAGATGGCGACTGAGCAGGGCAGAATGAAGTTCACGCGACCCCTCTTCAG